In a genomic window of Gossypium arboreum isolate Shixiya-1 chromosome 9, ASM2569848v2, whole genome shotgun sequence:
- the LOC108456477 gene encoding O-fucosyltransferase 36, with product MARDSPYEDDDHENLIHQNKDKSASFRIEELQSPIRRRFSKGHYLFAAIVTVISLVATIYLFFSSKICDTTSDRIKESQLRALYLLNKQRSSLFDLWNHTFGTSNNITAVRFDQIKASLLDQITLNRHIKDTLLSTENGTVSVPIVNGSEICRKIDPKSSKRRTIEWKPDPNKFLFAICLSGQMSNHLICLEKHMFFAAVLNRVLVIPGSKFDYRYNLVLDIDHINECIGRKTVISFENFMELKKNHARIDKFICYFSIPLPCYTDEDHLKKLKSLGISMGKLKTAWKSEDIENPSPKTVKDVEGKFGTKEDVIAIGDVFFANVEKDWVLQPRGPIAHKCKILIEPSKLILLTAQRFIQTFLGSGFVALHFRRHGFLKFCNAKKPSCFYPIPQAADCIRQMVEKANTSVIYLSTDAAESETSLLQSMLVMNGKTIPLVKRPPRDSAEKWDSLLYRHGLDGDDQVEAMLDKTICAMASVFIGAPGSTFTEDILRLRKGWETASSCDEYLCHGEEPNFIAGDE from the exons ATGGCTCGAGATTCTCCCTACGAAGACGACGATCACGAAAACTTAATCCACCAAAACAAGGACAAAAGCGCCAGTTTCCGCATCGAAGAGCTCCAATCCCCAATCCGACGTCGTTTCAGCAAAGGGCACTACTTATTCGCCGCCATCGTCACCGTCATTTCCCTTGTCGCCACCATTTACCTCTTCTTCTCTTCCAAGATCTGTGATACGACGTCGGATAGAATCAAGGAATCTCAACTCCGAGCCCTTTACTTATTAAATAAACAACGAAGTTCCCTCTTCGATCTATGGAATCACACTTTTGGTACCTCTAATAACATCACAGCCGTCCGATTTGATCAAATCAAAGCTTCGTTACTCGATCAGATCACGTTAAACAGGCACATTAAGGATACCTTGTTATCGACAGAAAATGGCACCGTTTCAGTACCTATCGTGAACGGTTCCGAAATTTGCCGGAAAATCGACCCGAAATCCTCTAAGAGAAGAACGATTGAATGGAAACCCGACCCGAATAAATTCTTGTTCGCGATTTGTTTGTCGGGTCAAATGAGTAACCATTTGATTTGCTTGGAGAAACACATGTTCTTCGCGGCGGTTTTGAATCGGGTTTTGGTTATACCCGGTTCAAAATTCGATTACCGGTACAATCTGGTCTTGGATATCGACCATATCAATGAATGTATCGGAAGAAAAACAGTGATCTCATTCGAAAATTTCATGGAATTGAAGAAGAATCACGCTAGAATCGATAAATTCATTTGCTATTTCTCGATTCCTTTGCCGTGTTATACGGACGAAGATCATTTGAAGAAGTTGAAATCATTGGGGATTTCGATGGGAAAATTGAAAACCGCTTGGAAAAGCGAGGATATTGAGAACCCTAGTCCGAAAACGGTGAAGGATGTGGAAGGAAAGTTTGGGACAAAGGAGGATGTGATTGCGATCGGCGATGTTTTCTTCGCGAATGTGGAGAAGGATTGGGTGCTGCAACCGCGAGGTCCCATCGCGCATAAGTGTAAGATATTGATTGAGCCCAGCAAGCTTATTTTGTTGACTGCCCAACGGTTTATTCAAACGTTTTTGGGGAGTGGTTTCGTTGCACTCCATTTCCGCCGACATGGATTCTTGAAGTTCTG CAATGCCAAAAAGCCAAGCTGTTTTTACCCTATACCTCAAGCTGCGGATTGCATAAGGCAAATGGTTGAAAAGGCCAACACTTCGGTCATTTACCTTTCAACAGATGCAGCTGAGAGCGAAACCAGTTTGCTGCAATCCATGCTTGTGATGAACGGGAAGACTATACCACTGGTTAAACGTCCTCCTCGTGATTCAGCTGAAAAATGGGATTCCTTGTTATACAGGCATGGCCTTGATGGTGATGATCAG GTGGAAGCTATGCTAGATAAGACCATCTGTGCTATGGCAAGTGTATTCATCGGAGCCCCCGGTTCGACTTTCACGGAGGATATTTTACGGCTCCGGAAAGGTTGGGAAACCGCATCCTCCTGTGATGAGTACTTGTGCCATGGTGAAGAGCCGAACTTCATAGCCGGTGACGAGTGA
- the LOC128280457 gene encoding ubiquitin-conjugating enzyme E2 34-like encodes MSYPCCVCPCFIGGRFSGHLTLLLHCSDYVLEGSEAGRLLRSIRVGFTMEKSSSLRSIPTRSFYGSPTFRKLFQEYVDKYKQQQQQQQQVNSERLSPESLQRENSKPDADNSGEDVKKVDISTPCQDPLIS; translated from the exons ATGTCGTACCCATGTTGTGTGTGTCCGTGCTTCATAGGTGGTAGGTTTTCTGGACATCTAACTCTTCTGCTTCATTGTTCAGATTATGTGCTGGAAGGGAGTGAAGCAGGTCGGCTACTTCGCTCCATAAGA GTGGGTTTTACTATGGAAAAATCAAGTTCCCTCCGGAGTATCCCTACAAGGTCTTTCTATGGCAGCCCGACTTTCCGAAAATTGTTTCAAGAGTACGTGGATAAGTacaagcagcagcagcagcagcaacagCAAGTTAATTCAGAACGTTTATCACCAGAATCACTTCAAAGAGAAAACTCGAAACCTGATGCAGACAATTCAGGGGAAGACGTTAAAAAGGTGGACATTTCAACACCTTGTCAAGATCCCCTCATATCCTAA